The Xenopus tropicalis strain Nigerian chromosome 7, UCB_Xtro_10.0, whole genome shotgun sequence genome includes a region encoding these proteins:
- the LOC100487636 gene encoding chymotrypsin inhibitor Ani s 6 has translation MLLNSPIRLLVALALTATLVVSQDEEQSCPDNEQWYQEKPCLQLCGAQEKCIYRPGSGCDCKPGYTKQTLDSPCIPKNECIICEELKVYTPCNKFCPPTCKPKGCIEICAPGCICKQGYAWHNEKCIPESECPK, from the exons ATGCTGCTCAACTCTCCAATCAGGCTGCTCGTGGCACTCG CGCTCACAGCGACACTGGTGGTATCACAGGATGAAG AACAAAGTTGCCCAGACAACGAGCAGTGGTACCAAGAAAAGCCCTGTTTGCAGCTCTGTGGGGCCCAAGAGAAATGCATATATAGGCCTGGATCTGGCTGTGATTGCAAACCCGGATATACCAAGCAGACTCTCGACTCTCCGTGTAtcccaaaaaatgaatgtatcaTCTGTGAAGAGCTGAAAGTCTATACCCCCTGCAATAAGTTCTGCCCACCTACCTGCAAGCCCAAAGGGTGCATTGAAATATGCGCCCCGGGGTGTATATGCAAACAAGGATACGCGTGGCACAATGAAAAGTGCATCCCTGAGTCAGAGTGTCCCAAATAA